The Allochromatium tepidum genome has a window encoding:
- a CDS encoding potassium/proton antiporter — protein sequence MELTNHIILLGSAVVFVSVLASVVTARVGAPLLLVFLVMGMLFGEDGPGGISFHDVQLAHLLGNLALAVILFDGGLATCYKDFRVGLLPALGLATLGVLITTAITGLFAVWWLEFGWLEGLLLGAIVGSTDAAAVFSLLRSNGIELKQRVGATLEIESGSNDPMAIFLTIALIELLLSDQGNPGLVLLTEFVRQMGLGALFGLAGGFVLVRLVNRLKMSAGLYPLAIMAGGLCLFGVTATLDGSGFLAIYLAGIVIGNRPLEARLEIKRFHDGLARLAQIGMFLMLGLLVTPSDLLSVAPEALLFALVLILVARPLAVWLCLLPFRFPWREQVFIGWVGLRGAVPIILALFPLLAGLTLAPVIFNIVFFVVLVSLLIQGWTVIGLARRLGLEVPPSTHRVQRVELDIPGQQELEFVGYRLAENAPIVAEASAAQARLPSGSRLVAVLRDGRLLDQCGPVTVRAGDHVYLLADPGDLAELDRLFVAAPETERLSERAFFGEFVLAGTARLADLCAFYGLKVPSEDGQRTLDELIRRELNAHPVVGDRLQLGTVELVVRAVDADRVIQVGLKLPRAD from the coding sequence ATGGAACTGACCAACCACATCATCCTGCTCGGCTCGGCCGTCGTCTTCGTCAGCGTGCTGGCGAGCGTGGTGACGGCGCGCGTCGGTGCGCCGCTGTTGCTGGTGTTCCTGGTGATGGGGATGCTGTTCGGCGAGGACGGTCCGGGCGGCATCTCCTTCCATGACGTGCAGCTCGCACACCTGCTCGGCAACCTGGCGCTGGCCGTCATCCTGTTCGACGGCGGTCTGGCCACCTGCTACAAGGACTTTCGCGTCGGTCTGCTTCCGGCGCTCGGACTGGCGACCCTGGGCGTGCTCATCACCACCGCGATCACAGGACTGTTCGCGGTCTGGTGGCTGGAGTTCGGCTGGCTGGAAGGGTTGTTGCTCGGTGCCATCGTCGGCTCCACCGACGCAGCGGCGGTGTTCTCGCTGTTGCGCTCCAACGGGATCGAACTCAAACAGCGCGTCGGCGCGACCCTGGAGATCGAGTCGGGCAGCAACGACCCCATGGCGATCTTCCTGACCATCGCCCTGATCGAGTTGTTGCTGAGCGATCAGGGCAACCCCGGACTGGTGCTCCTGACCGAGTTCGTGCGTCAGATGGGACTCGGCGCCCTGTTCGGACTGGCGGGCGGATTCGTCCTGGTCCGGCTCGTCAATCGACTGAAGATGTCGGCCGGACTCTATCCACTGGCGATCATGGCCGGCGGACTCTGTCTGTTCGGCGTCACGGCCACGCTGGACGGCAGTGGCTTTCTGGCCATCTATCTGGCCGGCATCGTGATCGGCAACCGCCCGCTCGAAGCGCGTCTGGAGATCAAGCGTTTCCACGACGGTCTGGCGCGGCTGGCCCAGATCGGCATGTTCCTGATGCTGGGGCTGCTGGTCACGCCCTCGGACCTGCTGTCGGTCGCGCCCGAGGCGCTACTGTTCGCCCTGGTGCTGATCCTGGTCGCGCGTCCGCTGGCCGTCTGGCTGTGTCTGCTGCCTTTTCGCTTTCCCTGGCGCGAACAGGTCTTCATCGGCTGGGTCGGGCTACGCGGGGCCGTGCCCATCATCCTGGCGCTGTTCCCACTGCTGGCCGGACTGACCCTGGCCCCGGTGATCTTCAACATCGTCTTCTTCGTGGTCCTGGTCTCGCTGCTGATCCAGGGCTGGACGGTCATCGGGCTGGCGCGCCGGCTGGGTCTGGAGGTTCCGCCGAGCACCCATCGGGTGCAGCGGGTCGAGCTCGACATCCCCGGTCAACAGGAACTGGAGTTCGTCGGCTACCGGCTGGCGGAGAACGCCCCGATCGTCGCCGAAGCCTCGGCGGCCCAGGCACGCCTGCCGTCCGGCTCGCGCCTGGTCGCCGTGCTGCGTGATGGGCGGCTGCTCGATCAGTGTGGCCCGGTGACGGTGCGTGCGGGCGATCATGTCTATCTGCTGGCCGATCCGGGCGATCTGGCCGAGCTGGACCGGCTCTTCGTCGCCGCACCCGAGACCGAACGTCTGTCGGAGCGTGCCTTCTTCGGCGAATTCGTGCTCGCCGGTACAGCCCGGCTGGCCGATCTCTGCGCCTTCTATGGTCTGAAGGTTCCGAGTGAGGATGGACAGCGCACGCTCGATGAACTGATCCGGCGCGAACTCAATGCGCATCCGGTGGTCGGCGACCGACTCCAGCTCGGCACCGTAGAACTGGTGGTGCGCGCCGTCGACGCGGACCGCGTCATCCAGGTCGGACTCAAGCTGCCGCGGGCCGACTGA
- a CDS encoding SDR family NAD(P)-dependent oxidoreductase: MSTDPSSNSNGGRLQDRVILVTGALEGLGRAVALACAAEGATVILSSFDQADLEPVYDRILDAGHPEPAILPLNLETATERDFIAAADVIGDTFGRLEGLVHCAASAPFLSRIDDYDASEWERVIRVNLNAPFMLTQACLPLLRLAEDAAIVFTADRVGRQGLAYWGAYAAAKFGIEGLMQVLAEETRESGHIRVNSLDPGILRTAMRASLYPGEDPNGHPDPATVAGAYVQLLGPEGRGLTGRALRVENGRAC; the protein is encoded by the coding sequence ATGTCCACAGATCCATCCTCGAATTCCAACGGCGGCCGACTCCAGGACCGCGTCATCCTCGTCACAGGCGCCCTGGAGGGACTGGGCCGCGCCGTGGCCCTGGCCTGTGCCGCCGAGGGCGCGACCGTCATCCTGTCCTCCTTCGATCAGGCCGATCTGGAGCCGGTCTACGACCGGATCCTCGACGCCGGGCATCCCGAGCCGGCCATCCTGCCGCTGAACCTGGAGACGGCGACCGAGCGCGACTTCATCGCCGCCGCCGACGTCATCGGCGACACCTTCGGGCGACTCGAGGGTCTGGTCCATTGCGCGGCGTCTGCGCCCTTCCTGAGCCGGATCGACGACTATGACGCCTCCGAATGGGAGCGGGTGATCCGGGTCAACCTCAACGCGCCCTTCATGCTCACCCAGGCCTGTCTGCCGCTGCTGCGTCTGGCCGAGGACGCCGCGATCGTCTTCACGGCCGACCGCGTTGGGCGTCAGGGGTTGGCCTACTGGGGCGCCTATGCCGCCGCCAAGTTCGGCATCGAGGGTCTGATGCAGGTGCTGGCCGAGGAGACACGCGAGTCCGGCCACATCCGCGTCAACAGTCTCGATCCCGGTATCCTGCGCACGGCGATGCGCGCCAGTCTCTATCCGGGCGAAGATCCCAACGGCCATCCGGACCCGGCGACCGTGGCCGGCGCCTATGTGCAGTTGCTCGGCCCCGAGGGACGCGGGCTGACCGGACGCGCGCTGCGGGTCGAGAACGGCCGCGCCTGCTGA
- a CDS encoding HAD family hydrolase: MADPRPPRDGLVLFDLDGTFADTAPDMAAALDRLMRRHGRSPLPFARVRPYASHGAPGILKVGFGLTPEDPDYEPLRREYLRIYESALVDRTAPFPGMVELVDALEARGLPWGIVTNKSTALAEPLLERLGFLERVACLVCGDTTPRPKPHPDPLLYACDLLGVAPERGWYVGDAERDIQAGLAAGMGTLAALFGYLGPDDDPHAWGAHGMIEHPLQLLDWLAYEADRND; encoded by the coding sequence ATGGCTGATCCGCGTCCGCCGCGCGATGGTCTCGTGCTCTTCGATCTCGACGGCACCTTCGCCGATACCGCGCCCGACATGGCCGCCGCGCTCGACAGGCTCATGCGTCGTCACGGGCGCTCTCCCCTGCCCTTCGCGCGGGTGCGGCCCTATGCCTCGCACGGCGCACCGGGAATTCTTAAGGTCGGCTTCGGACTCACGCCCGAGGATCCGGACTACGAGCCGTTGCGCCGCGAATATCTGCGTATCTACGAGAGCGCCCTGGTCGACCGGACCGCGCCCTTTCCGGGCATGGTCGAGCTGGTCGACGCGCTGGAGGCGCGCGGTCTGCCCTGGGGGATCGTCACCAACAAGTCGACGGCGCTCGCCGAACCCCTGCTGGAGCGGCTCGGCTTTCTGGAGCGCGTCGCCTGTCTGGTCTGCGGCGACACCACGCCGCGTCCCAAGCCGCATCCGGATCCGCTGCTCTATGCCTGCGATCTGCTGGGCGTCGCGCCCGAACGCGGCTGGTACGTCGGCGACGCCGAGCGCGACATCCAGGCCGGACTGGCCGCCGGCATGGGCACACTGGCCGCGCTCTTCGGCTATCTGGGACCGGACGACGATCCCCACGCCTGGGGCGCGCACGGGATGATCGAGCATCCGCTGCAACTGCTCGACTGGCTCGCCTACGAAGCCGATCGCAACGATTGA
- the ubiG gene encoding bifunctional 2-polyprenyl-6-hydroxyphenol methylase/3-demethylubiquinol 3-O-methyltransferase UbiG: MTEQHHNVDHAEISKFEALASRWWDPHSEFKTLHDINPLRLDYVERGAGGLAGKRVLDVGCGGGILSEGMALRGAQVMGIDMGDMPLRVAELHTLESGVDVEYRRVPVETLALEQPGAFDVVTCMEMLEHVPNPASVVDACARLVRPGGRVFFSTLNRNPKAYLLAVVGAEYIMRMLPRGTHDYSRFIRPSELDAWIRPTALRTTDMTGMVYNPLTRVYRLDPHDLDVNYLVTCVRDTHG; encoded by the coding sequence ATGACCGAACAGCATCACAACGTCGATCACGCCGAGATCAGCAAGTTCGAGGCCCTGGCCTCGCGCTGGTGGGATCCGCACAGCGAGTTCAAGACGCTCCACGACATCAACCCCCTGCGTCTGGACTATGTCGAGCGCGGCGCCGGCGGGCTGGCCGGCAAGCGCGTGCTCGACGTCGGCTGCGGCGGCGGTATCCTCTCCGAGGGCATGGCGCTGCGCGGCGCCCAGGTCATGGGCATCGACATGGGCGACATGCCGCTGCGCGTGGCCGAACTCCATACGCTCGAGAGCGGCGTGGATGTCGAATACAGGCGCGTGCCGGTCGAGACCCTGGCCCTGGAGCAGCCGGGCGCCTTCGATGTCGTCACCTGCATGGAGATGCTCGAACACGTGCCCAACCCGGCCTCTGTGGTCGATGCCTGCGCGCGGCTGGTGCGTCCGGGCGGCCGGGTGTTCTTCTCCACGCTCAACCGCAATCCCAAGGCCTATCTGCTCGCCGTTGTCGGCGCCGAGTACATCATGCGCATGCTGCCGCGCGGCACCCATGATTACTCGCGCTTCATCCGCCCATCCGAGCTGGATGCCTGGATCCGTCCGACCGCGCTGCGTACCACCGATATGACGGGCATGGTCTACAACCCGCTCACCCGGGTCTACCGACTCGATCCGCACGATCTGGACGTGAACTATCTCGTGACCTGTGTGCGCGACACCCATGGCTGA
- a CDS encoding SCP2 sterol-binding domain-containing protein: MSALFSADWMNQLKDAWNNEPEVRDKLAEIDFNSVITCGFKDEENPRGVFVVEKGVCVRAGEWSENDPAPNWDMRADLKDWLKWVENGIGMTGMGAAFMTGKLKFKVGDYKAIIKDPRMAGPFVKSFGLMQQLDTDEIK, translated from the coding sequence ATGTCCGCACTCTTTTCCGCCGACTGGATGAATCAGCTCAAGGACGCCTGGAACAACGAGCCGGAGGTCCGCGACAAGCTCGCCGAGATCGACTTCAACTCGGTCATCACCTGCGGGTTCAAGGACGAGGAGAACCCGCGCGGTGTGTTCGTGGTCGAGAAGGGCGTCTGCGTGCGCGCAGGCGAATGGTCCGAGAACGATCCGGCCCCGAACTGGGACATGCGCGCCGACCTCAAGGACTGGCTCAAGTGGGTCGAGAACGGTATCGGCATGACAGGCATGGGCGCGGCCTTCATGACCGGCAAGCTGAAGTTCAAGGTGGGTGACTACAAGGCCATCATCAAGGATCCGCGTATGGCCGGCCCCTTCGTCAAGAGCTTCGGTCTGATGCAGCAGCTCGACACCGACGAGATCAAGTGA
- a CDS encoding EAL domain-containing protein encodes MTAKAWFLEGYLGDSKHMRRVRLSEFPFRAGRQEGLPLRLDTSGVSRNHAEFDEGGDEGLILRDLASTNGTYVNRRRIEGERRVRDGDIIHFADQEFRLIALDLQPETNLDQTQVGIGTLPEKLPQGAREFQQMLLTGTVGTAFQPIVDAQGQVFAYELLGRGDFPGLPVAPYPLFQIAESLDLEVPFSDLLRRRAVEHATRLDPQGCYFFNIHPRETEQPDQLLARMTEMRTNCPDVRLVLEIHEGAVTDGPLIRRIRDHLKALDIGLAYDDFGAGQARLIELIEVPPDYVKFDMALVRDIDTAPEAKRRMLGLFQGLLHDMGIASLAEGVETAAEAEVLRAIGVDLYQGYLFGKPNDTLAIKT; translated from the coding sequence GTGACCGCCAAAGCCTGGTTTCTCGAAGGTTATCTCGGTGACTCCAAACACATGCGCCGTGTCCGGCTGAGCGAATTCCCGTTCAGGGCCGGCCGTCAGGAGGGCCTGCCGCTCAGACTGGACACCTCGGGCGTCTCGCGCAATCACGCCGAGTTCGATGAAGGGGGTGATGAGGGGCTGATCCTGCGCGATCTGGCTTCGACCAACGGCACCTATGTCAATCGCCGGCGGATCGAGGGCGAGCGGCGGGTGCGTGACGGCGACATCATCCACTTCGCCGATCAGGAGTTTCGTCTGATCGCGCTCGACCTCCAGCCCGAGACCAACCTCGATCAGACCCAGGTCGGCATCGGCACCCTGCCCGAGAAACTGCCCCAGGGGGCACGCGAGTTCCAGCAGATGCTGCTCACGGGCACGGTCGGCACGGCCTTTCAGCCGATCGTCGACGCCCAGGGTCAGGTCTTCGCCTATGAATTGCTCGGACGCGGCGACTTTCCCGGACTGCCGGTCGCGCCCTACCCCCTGTTCCAGATCGCCGAGAGCCTGGACCTGGAGGTGCCCTTCAGCGATCTGCTGCGCCGACGCGCCGTGGAGCACGCTACGCGTCTGGATCCGCAGGGGTGCTATTTCTTCAACATCCATCCGCGCGAGACCGAACAGCCCGATCAGTTGCTCGCGCGCATGACCGAGATGCGCACGAACTGTCCGGACGTGCGGCTGGTGCTGGAGATTCACGAAGGCGCCGTCACCGATGGCCCGCTGATCCGCCGCATCCGCGATCACCTCAAGGCGCTGGACATCGGTCTGGCCTATGACGACTTCGGGGCCGGTCAGGCGCGCCTGATCGAGCTGATCGAGGTGCCGCCCGACTATGTGAAGTTCGACATGGCACTGGTACGCGACATCGACACCGCCCCGGAGGCCAAGCGGCGCATGCTCGGGCTGTTCCAGGGGCTACTGCACGACATGGGCATCGCCTCGCTGGCCGAGGGGGTCGAGACCGCCGCCGAGGCCGAGGTCTTGCGCGCGATCGGGGTCGATCTCTATCAGGGCTATCTGTTCGGCAAGCCCAACGACACGCTCGCGATCAAGACCTGA
- a CDS encoding glutamate-5-semialdehyde dehydrogenase, whose product MTDPEIQDIQTYMTDLGGRARAASRRLARASTAAKNAALLAIAERLDAERAAIAAANRHDLEAGAAKGLDAALLDRLELTPGRIDAMIEGVRQVAALPDPVGAITDLDYRPSGIQVGRMRVPLGVVGIIYESRPNVTADAAALCLKSGNATVLRGGSEAFASNQAIARCIQAGLASAGLPEDGVQVVATTDRAAVGAMITMPESIDVIIPRGGKGLIERISREARVPVIKHLDGICHVYIDEHADLDKAFAIAMNAKTQRYGTCNTMETLLVDAPVAAAILPRLGAAYREKGVELRGCPQTRELIADAIPATDEDWDTEYLAPILSIRVVEGLDAAMDHIARHGSAHTDAIVTEDYSRARRFLREVDSSSVMVNASTRFADGFEYGLGAEIGISTDKFHARGPVGLEGLTSVKFVVLGDGEVRG is encoded by the coding sequence ATGACCGATCCGGAGATTCAGGACATCCAGACTTACATGACCGACCTCGGCGGGCGGGCGCGTGCGGCCTCGCGCCGGCTGGCACGCGCGAGTACGGCGGCCAAGAATGCCGCGCTACTGGCGATCGCCGAGCGGCTCGACGCCGAGCGTGCGGCCATCGCCGCGGCCAACCGGCACGATCTGGAGGCCGGTGCGGCCAAGGGGCTGGACGCGGCCCTGCTCGACCGGTTGGAACTGACGCCAGGGCGCATCGACGCCATGATCGAGGGTGTGCGTCAGGTCGCGGCCCTGCCCGATCCGGTCGGAGCCATCACGGATCTCGACTATCGTCCGAGCGGCATTCAGGTCGGGCGGATGCGTGTGCCGCTCGGCGTGGTCGGCATCATCTACGAATCGCGACCCAATGTCACCGCCGACGCCGCCGCGCTCTGCCTCAAGTCGGGCAATGCCACGGTGCTGCGCGGCGGTTCGGAGGCCTTTGCGTCCAATCAAGCGATCGCGCGCTGCATCCAGGCGGGGCTGGCGAGCGCCGGGCTGCCCGAGGACGGCGTCCAGGTCGTGGCCACGACCGACCGTGCCGCCGTGGGCGCCATGATCACCATGCCCGAGTCGATCGATGTCATCATCCCGCGCGGCGGCAAGGGGCTGATCGAGCGCATCAGTCGCGAGGCGCGGGTGCCGGTCATCAAGCATCTCGACGGCATCTGTCACGTCTACATCGACGAACACGCCGATCTCGACAAGGCGTTCGCCATCGCAATGAACGCCAAGACCCAGCGTTACGGCACCTGCAATACGATGGAGACGCTGCTGGTCGACGCGCCCGTGGCGGCGGCCATCCTGCCCCGGCTCGGCGCGGCCTATCGCGAGAAGGGCGTGGAGCTGCGCGGCTGTCCGCAGACCCGTGAACTCATCGCCGACGCCATCCCGGCGACCGATGAAGATTGGGACACCGAGTATCTGGCGCCCATCCTGTCGATCCGCGTGGTCGAGGGGCTGGACGCGGCCATGGACCACATCGCCCGTCACGGCTCGGCCCACACGGACGCCATCGTCACCGAGGACTATTCGCGCGCGCGCCGTTTTCTGCGCGAGGTCGATTCGAGTTCGGTCATGGTCAACGCCTCGACGCGCTTCGCCGACGGCTTCGAATATGGTCTGGGCGCCGAGATCGGCATCAGTACCGACAAGTTCCACGCCCGCGGCCCGGTCGGGTTGGAAGGACTGACCTCGGTGAAGTTCGTGGTGCTGGGTGACGGCGAGGTGCGCGGCTGA
- a CDS encoding NAD(P)/FAD-dependent oxidoreductase, with translation MARILILGAGISGHTTARYLGKWVGKQHQITVVSPNAKWNWIPSNIWVGVGEMTERQVTFELAPVYKKINVGFRQARAVSLHPEGGSGHESPFVTIEYTDPARAGQSDEIEYDYLVNATGPKLNFDATPGLGPEKGYTMSVCTPSHALEANAQLQKCVQEMKAGARKTFVIGTGHGMCTCQGAAFEYIYNVDHVLRKAGVRKQARVVWISNEYELGDFGMGGVHITRGGYVTNGKIFAESLMVERGMEWITRAAVTKVEPGKIHYEQLDGSQHELEFDFSMLIPPFSGVGLKAYDKSGDDITDQLFAPNGFMKVDADYTPKPFEEWSKADWPKTYQTPKYPNVFAIGIAFAPPHPISKVMKSPSGLQISPTPPRTGMPSATIGKAVAENIRDLLNGATTLSHTASMGEMGAACVASTGMDIFKGTAATMTVFPVVPDYETYPQYGRDMDLTFGEIGLAGHWMKYILHHVFIYQAKLRPGWSVLPD, from the coding sequence ATGGCACGTATCCTGATACTCGGAGCCGGCATCTCCGGCCATACGACCGCCCGCTATCTGGGCAAGTGGGTGGGCAAACAGCACCAGATCACCGTGGTCTCGCCCAATGCCAAGTGGAACTGGATTCCATCCAACATCTGGGTCGGCGTGGGTGAAATGACCGAGCGCCAGGTCACCTTCGAGCTGGCGCCCGTCTATAAGAAGATCAACGTCGGCTTCCGGCAGGCACGCGCCGTCTCGCTCCACCCCGAGGGCGGCAGCGGGCACGAAAGTCCCTTCGTCACCATCGAATACACGGACCCGGCCCGAGCCGGTCAGAGCGACGAGATCGAATACGACTATCTGGTCAATGCCACCGGTCCCAAGCTCAACTTCGATGCCACCCCAGGCTTGGGGCCGGAGAAGGGCTACACCATGTCGGTCTGCACCCCATCCCATGCGCTGGAGGCCAATGCCCAGCTCCAGAAGTGTGTGCAGGAGATGAAGGCCGGCGCGCGCAAGACCTTCGTCATCGGCACCGGGCATGGCATGTGCACCTGTCAGGGCGCGGCCTTCGAGTACATCTACAACGTCGATCACGTCCTGCGCAAGGCCGGTGTGCGCAAGCAGGCGCGCGTGGTCTGGATCAGCAACGAGTACGAGCTGGGCGACTTCGGCATGGGCGGCGTGCACATCACCCGTGGCGGCTATGTCACCAACGGCAAGATCTTCGCCGAGTCGCTGATGGTCGAACGCGGCATGGAGTGGATCACGCGCGCGGCCGTCACCAAGGTCGAGCCGGGCAAGATCCATTACGAGCAGCTCGACGGCAGTCAGCACGAGCTGGAGTTCGATTTCTCCATGCTCATCCCGCCGTTCTCGGGCGTGGGGCTGAAAGCCTATGACAAGTCCGGCGACGACATCACCGATCAGCTCTTCGCGCCCAACGGCTTCATGAAGGTCGACGCCGACTACACTCCCAAGCCGTTCGAGGAGTGGAGCAAGGCCGACTGGCCGAAGACCTATCAGACGCCGAAATACCCGAACGTCTTCGCCATCGGCATCGCCTTCGCCCCGCCGCATCCGATCAGCAAGGTGATGAAGAGTCCGAGCGGTCTGCAGATCAGCCCGACGCCGCCGCGCACCGGTATGCCCTCGGCGACCATCGGCAAGGCGGTGGCCGAGAACATCCGCGACCTGCTCAATGGCGCGACCACGCTGTCGCACACCGCTTCGATGGGCGAAATGGGGGCTGCCTGCGTGGCCTCGACCGGCATGGACATCTTCAAGGGTACGGCGGCGACCATGACCGTGTTCCCCGTGGTGCCGGATTACGAGACCTATCCGCAGTACGGACGCGACATGGATCTGACCTTCGGCGAGATCGGTCTGGCCGGACACTGGATGAAGTACATCCTGCATCATGTCTTCATCTATCAGGCCAAGCTGCGTCCGGGCTGGTCGGTGCTGCCCGACTGA
- the nadD gene encoding nicotinate-nucleotide adenylyltransferase — protein sequence MIGLLGGTFDPIHFGHLRAALDCLQGLALDQVRFIPLRIAVHRPQPLASTEQRLAMLEAALAAAPGFVLDRRELHRDGPSYTLHSLRSLRDEFGPDRPLCLLIGADAYAGFLDWHRPLEILELAHLVVMRRPGHDPVASPALRRLYLERVCEEPLCLAARAGGRILFQTLTQLDISSTRIRELIAQGRSPRYLLPDAVLDYIERERLYASTDPARPSQPPRPNL from the coding sequence ATGATCGGTCTGCTCGGCGGCACCTTCGACCCCATCCATTTCGGTCATCTGCGCGCGGCCCTGGACTGTCTCCAGGGACTCGCGCTCGATCAGGTTCGCTTCATCCCGCTCCGGATCGCCGTCCATCGGCCGCAGCCGCTGGCGAGTACCGAACAGCGGCTGGCGATGCTGGAGGCCGCGCTCGCCGCCGCGCCGGGCTTCGTGCTCGATCGACGCGAGCTGCATCGCGACGGTCCTTCCTATACACTGCACAGCCTGCGCTCGCTCCGTGACGAGTTCGGTCCCGACCGTCCGCTCTGTCTGCTGATCGGCGCCGATGCCTATGCCGGGTTCCTCGACTGGCATCGTCCGCTGGAGATCCTGGAACTGGCGCATCTGGTGGTCATGCGCCGGCCCGGACATGATCCGGTCGCCAGTCCCGCCCTGCGCCGGCTCTATCTGGAACGGGTCTGCGAGGAACCGCTTTGTCTGGCGGCCCGAGCGGGCGGGCGCATCCTGTTCCAGACCCTGACCCAGCTCGACATCTCATCGACACGCATCCGCGAACTCATCGCCCAGGGACGCAGTCCGCGCTATCTGCTTCCCGACGCCGTGCTCGACTACATCGAGCGCGAACGGCTCTATGCGTCGACCGATCCGGCGCGCCCGTCCCAACCGCCTCGTCCGAATCTCTAG
- the rsfS gene encoding ribosome silencing factor, with the protein MQLDQLKQLVLDTLDDMKARDIQVLDVRGKTAVTDFMIIASGTSDRHVKAIAETVAFRAKDAGETPLGTEGLAEGEWALVDLNGVVVHVMLPKVREFYNLERLWSAPAPVAAPRPAAVSA; encoded by the coding sequence ATGCAGCTCGATCAACTCAAACAACTGGTTCTCGACACACTCGACGATATGAAGGCCCGCGACATCCAGGTGCTGGACGTGCGCGGCAAGACCGCCGTGACCGATTTCATGATCATCGCCTCCGGCACCTCGGACCGCCATGTCAAGGCCATCGCCGAGACTGTGGCCTTTCGCGCCAAGGACGCCGGTGAGACCCCGCTCGGCACCGAGGGGCTGGCCGAGGGCGAATGGGCGCTGGTCGATCTCAATGGGGTCGTGGTTCATGTCATGCTCCCGAAGGTGCGCGAATTCTACAACCTCGAACGGCTGTGGTCGGCGCCCGCACCTGTGGCCGCGCCGCGTCCGGCCGCCGTTTCGGCTTGA
- a CDS encoding dihydrofolate reductase, translating into MPSDSASPRRRPIIALVAAMDEARTIGRDNTLPWHLPADLAHFKALTLDKPILMGRKTRESLPGLLPRRRHLVVSRDPGYRADGCEVFGSLEAAIGAVDEPELMIVGGASIYAQALPLADRLHLTIVRTQVTGDAWFPSWNPAEWHEITRVERPADERNAFAMTFVDLMRG; encoded by the coding sequence ATGCCGTCTGATTCCGCATCGCCGCGCCGACGCCCGATCATCGCGCTGGTGGCGGCCATGGACGAGGCACGCACGATCGGACGCGACAACACGCTGCCCTGGCACCTGCCGGCGGATCTGGCGCACTTCAAGGCGCTGACGCTCGACAAGCCCATCCTCATGGGACGCAAGACCCGGGAGTCGCTGCCGGGCCTGTTGCCGCGCCGTCGGCATCTGGTCGTCTCGCGTGATCCCGGCTATCGCGCCGATGGCTGTGAGGTCTTCGGTTCGCTGGAGGCCGCGATCGGCGCCGTCGACGAACCCGAGCTGATGATCGTCGGCGGGGCCTCGATCTATGCGCAGGCGCTCCCCCTGGCCGACCGACTCCATTTGACGATCGTGCGGACGCAGGTCACGGGTGATGCCTGGTTTCCGAGCTGGAATCCGGCCGAGTGGCATGAGATCACGCGCGTCGAGCGTCCGGCCGACGAACGCAACGCCTTCGCCATGACCTTCGTGGATCTGATGCGCGGCTGA
- a CDS encoding symmetrical bis(5'-nucleosyl)-tetraphosphatase, whose translation MPVYAIGDLQGCHAELERLLDRLSFDPSVDRLWFAGDLVNRGPESLAVLRRVHALGDSAIVVLGNHDLHLLAVAAGNAKHSKKSTLGAILHAPDRDELLDWLRRRPMLHHDPDLGLTLVHAGLPPQWDLAEALACARELETVLRSDDHPEFMHAMYGDEPARWSSDLRGLERLRFITNVLTRLRFCTPDGTLALKEKGEIGSQSPGLLPWFQVPGRRTRADRIIFGHWSALGYWSGENVWAIDSGCLWGGALTALRLDCEPLEPIQIRCAGYLQPGRD comes from the coding sequence ATGCCTGTCTACGCGATCGGCGACCTCCAGGGGTGCCACGCCGAACTCGAGCGCCTGCTCGATCGTCTCTCATTCGATCCGTCCGTCGACCGGCTCTGGTTCGCCGGCGACCTGGTCAACCGCGGCCCCGAGTCGCTGGCCGTGCTGCGCCGGGTGCACGCGCTCGGCGACTCGGCCATCGTGGTGCTGGGCAACCATGATCTGCATCTGTTGGCCGTGGCCGCCGGTAATGCCAAGCACTCGAAGAAGAGCACCCTGGGCGCCATCCTGCATGCGCCGGATCGCGACGAGCTGCTCGACTGGCTGCGCCGCCGTCCCATGCTGCATCACGACCCGGATCTGGGCCTGACGCTCGTCCATGCCGGACTGCCGCCGCAGTGGGATCTGGCCGAGGCGCTGGCCTGCGCGCGCGAGCTGGAGACCGTGCTGCGCTCCGACGACCACCCCGAGTTCATGCACGCCATGTACGGCGACGAACCGGCACGCTGGTCGTCCGATCTCAGGGGCCTCGAGCGGCTACGCTTCATCACCAATGTCCTGACCCGGCTGCGCTTCTGCACGCCCGACGGCACCCTGGCGCTCAAGGAGAAGGGTGAGATCGGCAGTCAGTCGCCGGGGCTGTTGCCCTGGTTCCAGGTTCCGGGCCGGCGCACGCGCGCCGACCGCATCATCTTCGGCCACTGGTCGGCACTCGGTTACTGGAGCGGCGAGAACGTCTGGGCGATCGATAGCGGTTGTCTCTGGGGCGGCGCGCTCACGGCGCTACGGCTCGACTGTGAACCGCTGGAGCCGATCCAGATCCGGTGCGCGGGCTATCTGCAACCTGGGCGAGACTGA